A window of Candidatus Dormiibacterota bacterium contains these coding sequences:
- a CDS encoding bifunctional hydroxymethylpyrimidine kinase/phosphomethylpyrimidine kinase, whose protein sequence is MNDDVPNYPLVGSIQNSVAMGFLGNQAVFAVANALGARVVHAQSMFASARGGIAGRTSAIADPQQFRRDVAFVVSQRPGVIVIGYLPKPMHVDIVAAELREYKGVVLLDPVIGDYQKGLYVSEETARSIRELLLPISQIVTPNRFEAEVLLGTGDRAMSEHAYLNGIFDLGPQAVIITSFERDAERHRMKTLFTNGYSYYRIWGPYFPVYQAHGAGDVFAAGIGAFCALGGSPFAATLLTTALCSRAVANTTPYGGSTVDPIGALAKWNPLGYQVDDDRTMRFCERSNVESEALKATAEDGPRLKFAPPKHKIIYG, encoded by the coding sequence ATGAATGACGACGTTCCAAATTATCCGCTAGTCGGCAGCATTCAAAATAGCGTTGCGATGGGCTTTTTAGGCAATCAAGCAGTTTTTGCGGTTGCCAACGCCTTGGGCGCGCGCGTCGTTCACGCGCAGTCGATGTTCGCAAGCGCGCGCGGAGGCATTGCGGGCCGCACCAGCGCGATCGCCGACCCGCAGCAATTTCGTCGAGACGTCGCATTCGTCGTAAGCCAGCGCCCGGGCGTGATCGTGATCGGCTATCTTCCCAAGCCGATGCACGTCGATATCGTCGCAGCCGAGCTGCGCGAATACAAAGGCGTGGTCTTGCTGGACCCGGTGATCGGCGATTATCAGAAAGGGCTCTACGTCAGCGAAGAGACCGCTCGTTCGATCCGTGAATTGCTGTTGCCGATCTCACAGATCGTCACGCCGAATCGCTTCGAGGCCGAGGTACTCCTCGGAACGGGCGATCGCGCGATGTCCGAGCACGCCTACCTCAACGGCATTTTCGATCTCGGTCCGCAAGCCGTCATCATCACCTCATTCGAGCGCGATGCCGAACGCCATCGGATGAAGACGCTCTTCACCAACGGTTATAGCTATTACCGTATTTGGGGCCCATACTTTCCGGTCTATCAGGCCCACGGCGCGGGCGACGTGTTTGCGGCCGGCATCGGCGCGTTCTGTGCGCTCGGCGGCTCGCCGTTTGCGGCTACGCTCTTGACCACCGCGCTCTGTTCGCGAGCCGTCGCCAACACGACGCCGTACGGCGGCTCGACGGTCGATCCGATCGGCGCGCTCGCGAAGTGGAATCCGCTGGGTTACCAGGTCGACGACGACCGAACCATGCGCTTCTGCGAGCGCTCGAACGTGGAGAGCGAAGCGCTCAAGGCCACCGCCGAGGATGGTCCGCGGTTGAAGTTCGCGCCGCCAAAACATAAGATCATTTACGGCTAG
- the thiL gene encoding thiamine-phosphate kinase, protein MSGLRGLREDDLVAAIESIVASNADARLLVGIGDDAAVWQPSRSHRSVITSDACIEGVHFTRATMTLEDAGWRSMAANASDLAAMGARPVLATVSLGVSPQSTRDDILALYRGMADCARASGMAIAGGDLVRTPMLTIAITAVGEVRASNLKLRSGGYAGDVLAVTGELGASSAGLQVALGSVTLPHDVAQAALLAHRHPLPRLREGAWLAASRHVHAMMDCSDGLSTDLDRLCAASRVGAIVDAVPVAPSALALATMQGEDPIDAAVRGGEDFELLVAIAPRAFPHLAMRFAAHFGRPLRRIGTLTKAMGLVVLKGAEHVPLVRSGWDHFEA, encoded by the coding sequence GTGAGCGGCCTGCGCGGCCTGCGCGAAGACGACCTGGTTGCCGCGATCGAATCGATCGTCGCATCGAATGCGGACGCGCGGCTACTGGTCGGCATCGGGGATGACGCAGCGGTGTGGCAGCCGTCGCGCTCGCATCGCAGCGTTATCACAAGTGACGCGTGCATCGAAGGCGTGCACTTTACGCGGGCAACGATGACGTTGGAGGATGCCGGCTGGCGCTCGATGGCGGCAAACGCGAGCGACCTTGCGGCAATGGGAGCGCGCCCGGTGCTCGCGACGGTTTCGCTAGGGGTCAGTCCTCAGAGCACGCGAGACGATATCCTGGCTCTGTACCGCGGCATGGCGGACTGCGCGCGCGCAAGCGGCATGGCGATCGCCGGCGGCGACCTCGTACGGACGCCGATGCTGACGATCGCGATCACGGCGGTCGGCGAGGTGCGCGCGAGCAATCTGAAGCTACGCTCCGGCGGATATGCCGGCGACGTCCTCGCCGTAACCGGCGAGCTCGGCGCAAGCTCGGCCGGTTTGCAGGTCGCGCTAGGATCGGTAACGCTGCCGCACGATGTGGCGCAGGCCGCATTGCTCGCGCACCGTCACCCGCTACCGCGACTGCGCGAGGGCGCCTGGCTTGCGGCCAGCCGTCACGTGCACGCGATGATGGACTGCTCGGACGGACTCTCGACCGACCTCGATCGCCTCTGTGCGGCCAGCCGCGTGGGCGCTATCGTGGACGCGGTGCCGGTCGCGCCGTCCGCGCTCGCGCTTGCGACGATGCAGGGCGAAGACCCGATCGATGCCGCCGTGCGTGGCGGGGAAGATTTCGAACTGCTCGTGGCGATCGCACCGCGGGCATTCCCACATTTGGCCATGCGGTTCGCGGCACATTTCGGGCGACCGCTCCGCCGCATCGGTACGCTGACCAAGGCAATGGGGCTGGTGGTGCTGAAGGGCGCAGAGCACGTACCACTCGTTCGCTCCGGTTGGGATCACTTCGAAGCATGA
- the rpe gene encoding ribulose-phosphate 3-epimerase gives MLRIAPSLLSADFADIRAQIQAVQSAGADQLHLDVMDGRFVPNLTWGPKIIGDLRKLSPLPFDCHLMIVEPERYVDAFRKAGADIITFHYEATDHAQRLLAHLRSIGAKAGISLCPQTPVAMLEDIIEDCDLVLIMSVNPGFGGQSFIPRSYEKIRQARALIDARNPGCMLEVDGGIGASNLRDVVAAGADTFVIGSSIFDTPDPGAALEAMRTILAQA, from the coding sequence ATGCTACGCATAGCGCCATCGCTACTGTCGGCCGATTTTGCCGACATCCGCGCGCAGATCCAGGCCGTCCAGTCCGCCGGCGCGGATCAACTGCACCTGGACGTGATGGACGGCCGATTCGTTCCCAACCTTACCTGGGGTCCAAAAATCATCGGTGACTTGCGCAAGCTCTCGCCGCTGCCGTTCGACTGTCACCTCATGATCGTCGAGCCGGAACGGTACGTCGACGCGTTTCGCAAAGCCGGCGCCGACATCATCACTTTTCATTACGAAGCGACCGACCACGCCCAGCGACTGCTCGCACATCTGCGTTCGATCGGTGCGAAGGCCGGCATCTCGCTCTGTCCGCAGACGCCCGTCGCCATGCTCGAGGATATCATCGAAGATTGCGACCTGGTGTTGATCATGAGCGTCAATCCGGGCTTCGGCGGCCAGAGCTTCATCCCGCGATCGTACGAGAAAATTCGCCAAGCTCGCGCGCTGATCGACGCGCGCAATCCGGGCTGCATGCTGGAAGTAGACGGCGGCATCGGTGCCTCCAATTTGCGCGACGTCGTCGCGGCCGGAGCCGATACGTTCGTGATCGGTTCGAGCATTTTCGATACGCCCGATCCCGGCGCGGCGCTCGAGGCGATGCGGACGATTCTTGCGCAGGCCTGA
- a CDS encoding PASTA domain-containing protein: protein MPRDWVFPIVLACFVGVLVWFGHAIADFLLPPANTVTVPSFVGQTQGDADAEARRLKLGARVIDRAISDRYPKGVIINQRPDAGTQVRPGRQMSFVVSDGVFSRLMPDLRYQSMREVSLDLSRSRVQLGKVTYEKNDVIPQGHVISQDPAPLTNVIEGDTVNLVVSKGGASSLPVPNFVGMSIEQARALAGKNGIKLGQIVWTPLGVHGPAHGKVARQTPAAGSKIGSFQPVSLQVSAGPNESGYIIRQVHVLASVPVPENLAPGASVNVRLMVRDATGSYDAYRAYAQPGQKLDFTVTAVGTSVVDLFVDGALVGETRLGNEPAVIYHQKPHPTPSPGGP, encoded by the coding sequence GTGCCGCGCGACTGGGTGTTCCCCATCGTTCTCGCCTGCTTTGTCGGCGTGCTCGTGTGGTTCGGTCACGCCATCGCCGACTTCTTGTTGCCGCCGGCTAACACCGTTACCGTGCCGTCGTTTGTGGGCCAAACGCAGGGCGATGCAGATGCCGAGGCGCGCCGGCTCAAGCTCGGAGCGCGCGTCATCGATCGCGCGATCAGCGATCGCTATCCCAAGGGCGTCATCATCAATCAACGTCCGGACGCCGGTACGCAAGTGCGTCCGGGGCGTCAGATGTCGTTCGTCGTCAGCGACGGCGTCTTTTCTCGTTTAATGCCGGATCTGCGTTATCAGTCGATGCGTGAGGTCTCCCTCGACCTTTCGCGCTCGCGCGTGCAACTCGGCAAAGTGACCTACGAAAAGAACGACGTGATTCCGCAGGGGCACGTGATTTCACAGGACCCCGCGCCGCTCACCAACGTCATCGAAGGCGATACGGTCAATCTCGTCGTGAGCAAGGGCGGCGCGAGCAGTCTGCCCGTCCCGAATTTCGTGGGGATGTCGATCGAGCAAGCGCGAGCGCTTGCCGGGAAGAACGGCATCAAGCTTGGGCAGATCGTTTGGACGCCGCTCGGCGTGCACGGGCCCGCGCATGGAAAGGTTGCGCGGCAAACGCCTGCGGCGGGAAGCAAGATCGGCTCGTTCCAACCGGTTTCGCTGCAGGTGAGCGCGGGCCCGAACGAATCCGGGTACATCATCCGTCAGGTGCACGTGCTCGCGTCGGTTCCGGTACCGGAAAACTTGGCGCCGGGCGCATCGGTAAACGTCCGATTGATGGTGCGCGATGCGACGGGGTCGTACGACGCCTATCGGGCATACGCGCAGCCCGGGCAGAAGCTCGACTTCACGGTTACCGCCGTCGGCACGTCGGTCGTCGATTTGTTCGTCGACGGCGCGCTGGTGGGCGAGACGCGGCTCGGCAACGAGCCTGCGGTGATCTACCATCAAAAACCGCATCCTACGCCGTCGCCCGGAGGACCCTGA
- a CDS encoding YebC/PmpR family DNA-binding transcriptional regulator codes for MSGHSKWHNIKLRKGKVDAQRGARFTKLSKEIILAAKSGSPDPEANYRLKMAVEKAKENNMPADNIKRAIARGAGGSGEKEIEELRYEGYGPDGLAVVVDAATDNRNRTAGELRFLFMKNGGTLGETGSVGWMFDAVGIIEVDARGRSEDRLTEDALVEGVIDLEYGEPIASIYAESASLTSTRDALRERGFKISAAYLGMRAKQRVSPQGPELEAALAFLDAIEDNDDVQRVFSNLDVSDAAMEALA; via the coding sequence ATGTCTGGACATTCGAAGTGGCACAACATCAAGCTGCGCAAGGGCAAAGTCGATGCGCAGCGTGGCGCCCGTTTTACCAAACTGAGCAAAGAAATCATTCTCGCGGCAAAATCCGGGTCGCCCGACCCGGAGGCCAACTACCGCCTTAAAATGGCGGTCGAAAAGGCCAAAGAGAACAATATGCCGGCCGATAACATCAAGCGCGCGATCGCGCGCGGGGCGGGCGGTAGCGGCGAGAAAGAGATCGAGGAACTTCGCTACGAGGGATATGGCCCGGACGGCTTGGCCGTCGTCGTCGACGCCGCCACCGACAATCGCAATCGGACCGCGGGCGAATTGCGTTTTCTCTTTATGAAGAACGGCGGAACTCTGGGTGAAACCGGGAGCGTCGGCTGGATGTTCGACGCCGTTGGCATTATCGAAGTCGACGCGCGCGGACGCTCCGAAGATCGCCTCACCGAAGATGCGCTGGTCGAGGGAGTGATCGATCTCGAATACGGCGAGCCGATCGCCTCGATCTACGCGGAATCCGCGTCGCTAACGTCCACGCGCGATGCATTGCGCGAGCGCGGCTTTAAAATCTCGGCGGCGTATTTAGGCATGCGCGCGAAGCAGCGCGTGAGCCCGCAGGGCCCCGAGCTCGAGGCGGCGCTGGCATTTCTGGATGCGATTGAAGACAACGACGACGTCCAGCGGGTGTTCAGCAATCTCGATGTCAGCGACGCTGCGATGGAGGCACTCGCCTGA
- a CDS encoding phospholipid carrier-dependent glycosyltransferase, with protein MSVPERALPRPAMAILLLAGLAIRLIYIQNQGFRNDVVTFEAWAISLVDHGYAAFYSKTSFADYPPGYFYVLGIVGSIWNALFRAHDGGYAVLAAMVKLPAILADLGVGWLVYAIGCRFAPQRWAFAAAAIYVLNPVTIFISALWGQIDSLAGGLALLAAYFLLKSEDGESNRPSLWIVGAWLVFAYSLLIKPQSAVLIPIFIAFAFVNPARRKARVTATAIGIGAAFVLTYALSVPFHSGNPIAVFSWLLHQYEFGSSVYSYNSVNAFNLWAIKGTFWVPDSRLILGLPQVIWGTGLVLAALGLIVWRYIYDRTPQAMLESCAISLLAFFILATRMHERYMFDGLLFAIACIPLARRYLWGVVLLSVVLYANLKYSLDYLTVMNAHTPGIDPHNVWGAITSVYSLLAVGTFFVLGYLFLGGPAREGMGMPHGQSAAYGRMWPSWLRPADWFDPSEGLRAMRAPLDYIVMGAIGVGTFILSFVNYAYPSGKIFDEIYFARAAEEYLQNLRIYENTHPPFSKLLVTLSVMLFGGMPHGHGLGGWTGLNAIIGHMPNGDNSYGWRFLDVVFGALVVMLLYAFAKRITGSTVFAAIAAVLLSLDGMHFVQSRIATPEGFVVFFSLLAVYAFYRFWIASQTNERVHVEVPPYAFALGAIASLVFGGLFLGAWKLLVPPPNVASPDFATSIITICYVSLGAYLLVRYVVFPRLFSDGKIESTFGEGSYALGDERTLTMYAADGGVLDTATKSAQRGERSQVRNGELAYGSGDLSIEYHRDGSVGYRSPFGEATYAKNRSTSAVGSESGRSARLWLVLFTIALGLLVSAKWYGVMGFGVSFLVLIGIWLQRTVFKGRPTLWGNPRGFRLDGALIAILFVSASVYALVWTPDLMRHAPGDIQNFNDVVYRQYSMFEYHDTLKATHPYSSKWWEWPLDYVPIAYYYQDHRVNQQDPKACCVTEITSMPNPLNMWFGLLCVPLVGYLAWRERNKGYALIVVTYLLQWLPWMKSPRITFAYHFYVDIPLICLCNAIVLQRVWQYGASRGKNGRLWGGIAVGGYVALIAGAFVFFYPILAASPITWNAWHARMWFSKWIVGPG; from the coding sequence ATGTCCGTCCCAGAGCGGGCGCTTCCGAGGCCGGCGATGGCGATCTTGCTGCTCGCGGGCCTTGCGATCCGACTGATCTACATCCAAAATCAGGGATTTCGAAACGATGTCGTCACGTTTGAAGCGTGGGCGATTTCGCTCGTCGATCACGGATATGCCGCGTTTTACTCCAAGACCAGCTTTGCCGATTATCCGCCGGGTTATTTTTACGTGCTCGGGATCGTCGGATCGATTTGGAACGCGCTCTTCCGCGCGCACGACGGGGGCTATGCGGTGCTGGCCGCGATGGTCAAGTTGCCCGCGATCCTGGCGGATCTTGGGGTGGGTTGGCTCGTCTACGCAATAGGCTGCCGATTTGCGCCGCAGAGATGGGCCTTTGCAGCCGCCGCGATCTACGTTCTCAATCCGGTGACGATCTTTATCTCCGCGCTGTGGGGGCAGATCGATTCGCTGGCCGGCGGGCTGGCGCTCTTGGCCGCGTATTTTCTGCTCAAGAGTGAGGACGGCGAATCGAATCGCCCGTCGCTCTGGATCGTGGGCGCATGGCTGGTCTTCGCCTATTCGCTATTGATCAAGCCCCAGTCGGCGGTCCTGATCCCGATCTTTATCGCGTTCGCGTTTGTGAATCCGGCGCGCCGAAAGGCGCGCGTCACAGCGACCGCCATCGGCATCGGCGCTGCGTTCGTGTTGACGTACGCGCTCAGCGTGCCGTTCCATTCCGGAAACCCGATAGCGGTCTTTAGCTGGCTGCTCCATCAATACGAATTCGGTTCGAGCGTCTATTCCTATAACTCGGTCAACGCGTTCAATTTGTGGGCGATCAAGGGCACGTTTTGGGTCCCGGACAGCCGGTTGATTCTCGGATTGCCCCAGGTTATTTGGGGAACCGGATTGGTGCTCGCGGCGCTGGGACTGATCGTGTGGCGCTACATCTACGATCGCACTCCTCAGGCGATGCTGGAGTCCTGTGCGATCTCGCTGCTCGCGTTCTTTATCCTGGCGACGCGCATGCACGAGCGTTATATGTTTGACGGCTTGCTCTTTGCGATCGCTTGCATCCCGCTTGCGAGGCGCTACCTATGGGGGGTCGTCCTGCTCTCCGTCGTGCTTTACGCGAACCTCAAATACTCGTTGGACTACCTCACCGTGATGAACGCGCATACGCCGGGCATCGACCCCCACAACGTGTGGGGAGCGATCACGTCGGTGTACTCGTTGCTTGCGGTTGGGACGTTTTTCGTGCTGGGCTATCTCTTTCTCGGTGGCCCCGCGCGCGAGGGTATGGGGATGCCGCACGGGCAAAGCGCCGCGTACGGAAGAATGTGGCCGTCTTGGTTGAGGCCCGCTGACTGGTTCGATCCCAGTGAGGGATTGCGGGCGATGCGCGCTCCGCTCGATTACATCGTGATGGGTGCGATCGGCGTGGGAACGTTCATCCTGTCGTTCGTAAACTACGCGTACCCGAGCGGAAAGATTTTCGACGAAATTTACTTTGCTCGGGCGGCCGAAGAGTACTTGCAGAACCTGCGTATCTACGAAAATACGCACCCGCCGTTTTCCAAGTTACTGGTGACGCTTTCGGTGATGCTCTTCGGCGGTATGCCGCACGGCCACGGGCTCGGCGGCTGGACCGGGCTGAACGCGATCATCGGGCACATGCCCAACGGCGATAACTCCTACGGCTGGCGTTTTCTGGACGTCGTCTTCGGAGCGTTGGTCGTCATGCTGCTCTACGCGTTCGCCAAACGGATCACGGGGTCCACGGTTTTCGCGGCAATCGCAGCGGTGCTGCTAAGCCTGGACGGCATGCACTTCGTGCAATCGCGTATTGCGACGCCGGAAGGCTTCGTCGTATTTTTCTCGTTGCTCGCCGTCTACGCATTCTATCGGTTCTGGATCGCCTCGCAGACAAACGAGCGCGTCCACGTCGAGGTACCGCCATACGCCTTTGCGCTAGGCGCGATCGCTTCGCTCGTTTTCGGCGGGCTCTTTCTCGGAGCGTGGAAGCTCCTGGTTCCACCGCCGAACGTCGCGTCACCCGATTTTGCGACTTCGATCATCACGATTTGCTACGTGAGCTTGGGCGCGTACTTGCTGGTCCGTTACGTCGTATTCCCGCGGCTTTTCAGTGACGGAAAAATCGAGTCGACGTTCGGTGAGGGCTCGTATGCGTTGGGCGACGAGCGAACGCTGACGATGTACGCGGCCGACGGCGGCGTGCTGGATACCGCGACGAAGAGCGCGCAGCGCGGAGAACGCTCGCAGGTACGAAACGGCGAGCTCGCTTACGGGTCCGGCGACCTTTCCATTGAGTACCATCGCGACGGCAGCGTCGGGTATCGCTCGCCGTTCGGAGAAGCGACCTACGCGAAAAATCGTTCGACGTCGGCGGTGGGAAGCGAGAGCGGCCGTTCGGCCAGGCTCTGGCTGGTGCTATTCACCATCGCGCTCGGCCTGCTCGTGAGCGCAAAATGGTACGGCGTCATGGGCTTTGGGGTCAGCTTCTTGGTGTTGATCGGCATTTGGCTGCAACGCACCGTATTTAAGGGGCGTCCGACGCTCTGGGGTAACCCGCGCGGATTTCGTCTCGACGGCGCGCTGATCGCGATTCTCTTCGTCAGCGCGAGCGTCTACGCGCTGGTCTGGACGCCGGATCTCATGCGTCACGCGCCCGGCGACATCCAAAATTTCAACGACGTCGTCTACCGTCAGTACTCGATGTTCGAGTATCACGACACGCTCAAAGCGACTCATCCCTACTCCTCGAAGTGGTGGGAGTGGCCGTTGGATTACGTGCCGATCGCCTACTACTATCAGGACCATCGCGTGAACCAGCAGGACCCGAAGGCCTGTTGCGTGACCGAGATTACCTCGATGCCCAACCCGCTCAATATGTGGTTCGGGCTACTCTGCGTACCGCTGGTCGGGTATCTGGCATGGCGAGAGCGCAATAAGGGGTACGCGCTGATCGTCGTCACCTACCTCTTACAGTGGCTGCCGTGGATGAAATCTCCGCGCATCACGTTCGCCTATCATTTTTATGTCGACATACCGCTGATCTGTCTCTGTAACGCGATCGTTTTACAGCGCGTATGGCAGTATGGCGCCAGCCGGGGCAAAAACGGCCGATTGTGGGGCGGTATCGCGGTCGGCGGCTACGTCGCGCTGATCGCCGGGGCATTCGTCTTTTTCTACCCCATCCTCGCGGCCTCGCCGATCACCTGGAACGCCTGGCACGCGCGGATGTGGTTCAGCAAGTGGATCGTCGGGCCCGGGTAG
- a CDS encoding polyprenyl synthetase family protein, which yields MTEYRGSDVISDMLLYHFGYGSYGPARRGKRLRPQMVLRVALALGAKLEAALDAASAVEILHNYSLVHDDIEDRDELRHGRRTLWARDGIAQAINTGDAMCALSFLTLARAARLHEAGRVLAMIEHLHGAHGIMCDGQSLDLRFESATHVDIGEYHRMIACKTAALFEASCALGAHTAGAQPDAIAAYRRLGHAYGIAFQIQDDIQGIWGSADATGKTAGNDIARRKWTFPVVWALAQPASPARDAIASAYAAGRALDASEVERVVGALDDLGAREAARRAVAEPMAVVERHPEQGLRAYLLGTLVPA from the coding sequence GTGACCGAGTATCGGGGATCGGACGTGATCTCCGATATGCTTTTGTACCACTTCGGCTACGGTTCGTATGGCCCGGCGCGGCGCGGCAAACGCCTGCGCCCGCAGATGGTATTGCGCGTGGCCCTCGCCCTGGGCGCCAAGCTCGAAGCGGCGCTCGATGCCGCGAGCGCGGTGGAGATTCTGCACAACTATTCGCTGGTTCACGACGACATCGAAGATCGCGATGAGTTGCGCCACGGGCGGCGGACGCTATGGGCTCGCGACGGGATCGCGCAGGCGATCAATACCGGCGATGCGATGTGCGCCCTGAGTTTTCTCACCCTCGCCCGTGCGGCCAGGCTTCACGAGGCGGGGCGCGTGCTCGCGATGATCGAGCATTTGCATGGAGCGCACGGCATCATGTGCGACGGCCAATCGCTCGATTTACGGTTCGAATCGGCGACCCACGTCGACATCGGCGAATACCATCGCATGATCGCTTGCAAGACCGCGGCGTTATTCGAGGCTTCCTGCGCGCTCGGCGCGCACACGGCCGGCGCGCAACCGGATGCGATCGCCGCCTATCGGCGGCTCGGGCATGCCTACGGCATCGCCTTTCAGATTCAGGACGACATCCAGGGAATATGGGGATCGGCCGATGCGACCGGCAAGACCGCCGGCAACGACATCGCGCGGCGCAAATGGACGTTCCCCGTCGTCTGGGCGCTGGCCCAGCCCGCATCGCCGGCTCGTGACGCCATTGCATCCGCCTACGCGGCCGGCCGCGCGCTGGACGCCTCCGAGGTCGAACGCGTCGTCGGCGCGCTCGACGATCTGGGGGCCAGAGAGGCCGCGCGGCGGGCGGTCGCAGAACCTATGGCGGTCGTGGAGCGCCACCCGGAGCAAGGCCTGCGCGCGTATCTGTTGGGGACGCTCGTCCCCGCGTAA
- the ispH gene encoding 4-hydroxy-3-methylbut-2-enyl diphosphate reductase, with protein MEIRKAKVQGFCFGVAITVKKAEEAIGSRNDVTTLGHVVHNPQMVDSLGRRGLKNANSVDEVEGGALFVRAHGLPVEVFEKAQAKGLDVIDATCPMVTKIHVQAEKLKADGCKIIVVGDPNHPEVKGTLSHVPGAWCIETVEDVATLPRGSRVGVVVQSTYSRARFTEIVKALTEKYYEVRAVNTICTDTNNRQSEASRLAQEVDVMIVVGGKTSANTKHLAELSESHGARSFHIEGPSELQPQWFDGVKVAGLMSGASTPGWLVDEVQARMEELSRQPA; from the coding sequence GTGGAAATTCGTAAGGCCAAAGTTCAAGGATTCTGTTTCGGCGTTGCCATCACGGTCAAGAAGGCCGAAGAGGCGATCGGGTCGCGCAACGACGTGACGACGCTCGGCCACGTGGTGCACAACCCGCAAATGGTCGACTCGCTCGGGCGTCGCGGCTTGAAAAATGCGAATTCGGTCGACGAAGTGGAGGGCGGCGCGCTCTTCGTGCGCGCTCACGGATTGCCGGTCGAGGTCTTCGAAAAAGCGCAAGCCAAAGGCCTGGACGTGATCGACGCGACCTGCCCGATGGTCACCAAGATTCACGTGCAAGCCGAGAAACTCAAAGCGGACGGCTGCAAAATCATCGTCGTCGGCGACCCGAATCACCCCGAAGTCAAAGGGACCTTGAGCCACGTTCCCGGCGCTTGGTGCATCGAGACGGTCGAAGACGTCGCCACCCTTCCTCGCGGAAGCCGGGTGGGCGTGGTCGTCCAGTCGACGTACTCTCGCGCGCGCTTTACGGAGATCGTCAAAGCGCTCACCGAGAAATACTACGAAGTGCGGGCAGTCAATACGATTTGTACCGATACGAATAATCGGCAGAGCGAGGCTTCGCGTCTCGCGCAGGAAGTGGACGTGATGATCGTGGTCGGCGGCAAAACCTCCGCGAACACCAAGCATCTTGCCGAACTCTCCGAATCGCACGGCGCCCGGTCGTTCCACATCGAAGGCCCCTCGGAATTGCAGCCGCAGTGGTTCGACGGGGTGAAAGTCGCAGGCCTGATGTCGGGCGCTTCAACGCCGGGATGGCTGGTGGACGAAGTGCAGGCGCGCATGGAGGAACTCAGCCGTCAACCCGCCTGA
- a CDS encoding lysophospholipid acyltransferase family protein gives MSLYWGASHTIRAISRILWRAQATGVEHVPLDGPLIVACNHVSYLDPPVMGSFCPRQIHFMAKKQLFDIPVLGAAIRAVGAYPVDREGTPTAAIKRSVEVLRTGGCIGIFPEGTRNLEGDVEARQGVALLASLGKAPVVPACIVGSNHARSLGKIKVAFGTPLRLPSDRKATRDDLAKFTDDVMSAIRALAENIGGNS, from the coding sequence GTGAGTCTGTACTGGGGCGCGAGCCATACGATTCGGGCCATCAGTCGGATCCTCTGGCGAGCGCAGGCGACCGGCGTCGAGCACGTTCCGCTCGACGGCCCGCTGATCGTCGCATGCAATCACGTTTCGTACCTAGACCCGCCCGTGATGGGCTCGTTCTGCCCGCGCCAGATCCATTTCATGGCGAAGAAGCAACTCTTCGATATTCCCGTGTTGGGAGCCGCGATCCGCGCGGTAGGAGCCTATCCGGTCGACCGCGAGGGGACCCCGACCGCCGCGATCAAGCGCTCGGTGGAGGTGCTGCGGACGGGTGGCTGCATCGGCATCTTTCCGGAGGGCACGCGCAATCTGGAGGGCGACGTCGAGGCCCGTCAGGGCGTTGCCTTGCTCGCGTCGCTCGGCAAAGCGCCCGTCGTACCGGCCTGCATCGTCGGTAGCAATCACGCGCGGTCGCTCGGTAAGATCAAAGTCGCTTTTGGAACGCCTTTACGGCTGCCATCGGACCGGAAAGCAACTCGTGATGATTTGGCGAAGTTCACAGACGACGTCATGAGCGCCATTCGCGCGCTCGCGGAGAACATCGGTGGAAATTCGTAA